One region of Silene latifolia isolate original U9 population unplaced genomic scaffold, ASM4854445v1 scaffold_57, whole genome shotgun sequence genomic DNA includes:
- the LOC141639747 gene encoding uncharacterized protein LOC141639747 — translation MLTFLNFPQILIWLWNASLLASYSLVLNGEIFGHFKGAKGLRQGDPLSPILFTIAMEYLSRILKHTTSTMPFKFHPMCSQLKLSHLMFADDLLLFCKGDVNSIMILLRSFATFSCASGLQMNSTKSNAYFNGVHSWVKQDILQVSGFKEGHLPFTYLGVPITCGRMKKTDCNIHVEKLINIFVIPTGVLNKLNAICRNYLWDGGAEFVRVPMVGWEKVYLKGQDWKDYKPSGDLSWGWKSVCKVKDKLDTGYQNGHWLLDARGYTLRSGYDLIRHKFPNVPWHKQIWNSWSLPKHQFIGWLISREALMLKDKLFSLGIAPDDDCLLCGKGGESHTHLFQTCEYSRRLLDEVSKFLRITLPVSNPLQRIADGQFSQVQKGVILSAISTTFYHIWLQRNKARVDGLIQGPELLRELIQKELKARIAVYLSQGVVHGDNVWLRSRSLIV, via the exons ATGCTAACCTTCCTGAATTTTCCTCAAATATTGATCTGGTTATGGAATGCATCACTACTTGCTTCTTATTCTCTTGTATTGAATGGAGAGATATTTGGTCACTTTAAAGGAGCCAAGGGCTTAAGACAGGGAGACCCCTTATCTCCCATTCTTTTTACCATAGCCATGGAGTATTTGAGTAGAATCTTGAAACATACAACTTCTACAATGCCTTTCAAATTCCATCCTATGTGTAGTCAACTGAAGCTTTCCCAtttaatgtttgctgatgatctatTGCTTTTTTGCAAAGGAGATGTTAATTCAATAATGATTCTTTTAAGGTCCTTTGCTACCTTTTCTTGTGCTTCTGGCCTGCAAATGAACTCCACTAAGTCCAATGCCTACTTTAATGGAGTCCATAGTTGGGTAAAACAAGATATTCTTCAAGTTTCTGGTTTCAAAGAAGGTCATCTGCCTTTTACTTATTTGGGGGTCCCTATTACTTGTGGAAGAATGAAGAAAACTGACTGCAATATCCATGTTGAGAAACTG ATCAACATTTTTGTTATCCCTACAGGTGTTCTGAATAAGCTTAATGCCATCTGCAGAAACTATCTTTGGGATGGGGGTGCAGAGTTTGTTAGAGTGCCTATGGTAGGGTGGGAGAAA GTCTATTTAAAGGGCCAAGACTGGAAGGACTACAAACCTAGTGGTGATCTTAGCTGGGGGTGGAAGTCTGTTTGTAAGGTTAAAGATAAATTGGATACTGGTTACCAGAATGGACATTGGCTACTGGATGCTAGAGGTTACACTTTGCGTAGTGGCTATGATCTAATCAGGCACAAGTTTCCGAATGTGCCTTGGCATAAACAGATATGGAATTCTTGGAGTCTCCCCAAGCATCAATTCATTGGTTGGCTCATTTCTAGGGAAGCTCTTATGCTCAAGGATAAGCTATTTTCTCTTGGTATTGCTCCAGATGATGACTGCCTTTTGTGTGGTAAAGGGGGGGAAAGTCATACTCACTTGTTCCAAACCTGTGAGTATTCTAGAAGATTGCTTGATGAAGTCTCTAAATTTCTAAGGATTACTCTACCAGTGTCTAATCCTCTCCAGAGGATTGCTGATGGCCAGTTTTCTCAGGTACAGAAAGGTGTGATTTTAAGTGCGATATCTACTACTTTCTATCATATTTGGTTACAACGGAACAAGGCTCGTGTGGATGGTTTAATACAAGGACCTGAATTATTGCGAGAATTGATCCAGAAGGAACTTAAAGCTAGGATTGCAGTATATCTTAGCCAAGGAGTTGTTCATGGAGATAATGTATGGTTAAGAAGTAGAAGTTTGATTGTATAA